The following proteins come from a genomic window of Lolium rigidum isolate FL_2022 chromosome 5, APGP_CSIRO_Lrig_0.1, whole genome shotgun sequence:
- the LOC124651148 gene encoding pollen allergen Lol p 2-A-like, with the protein MASSSRMLAAAVLVVLFVGAMCEAPVTFTVEKGSDEKNLALSIKYNKAGDSMAEVELKEHGSNEWLALKKNGDGVWEIKSDKPLKGPFNFRFVSEKGMRNVFDDVVPAEFKVGTTYKPEE; encoded by the coding sequence ATGGCTTCCTCAAGCAGGATGCTCGCCGCGGCGGTGCTGGTGGTACTGTTCGTGGGCGCGATGTGTGAGGCCCCCGTGACGTTCACGGTGGAGAAGGGCTCCGACGAGAAGAACCTGGCGCTGTCCATCAAGTACAACAAGGCGGGCGACTCCATGGCGGAGGTGGAGCTCAAGGAGCACGGATCCAACGAGTGGTTGGCCCTCAAGAAGAACGGCGACGGCGTGTGGGAGATCAAGAGCGACAAGCCACTCAAGGGCCCATTCAACTTCCGCTTCGTGTCCGAGAAGGGGATGAGGAACGTGTTCGACGATGTCGTGCCCGCCGAATTCAAGGTCGGCACCACCTACAAGCCCGAGGAGTAG
- the LOC124651100 gene encoding pollen allergen Lol p 2-A-like — MASSSRLLAAAVLAVLFVGAMCEAPVTFTVEKGSDEKNLALSIKYNKEGDSMAEVELKEHGSNEWLALKKNGDGVWEIKSDKPLKGPFNFRFVSEKGMRNVFDDVVPAEFKVGTTYKPEE; from the coding sequence ATGGCTTCCTCAAGCAGGCTGCTCGCCGCGGCGGTGCTAGCGGTGCTGTTCGTGGGCGCGATGTGCGAGGCCCCCGTGACGTTCACGGTGGAGAAGGGCTCCGACGAGAAGAACCTGGCGCTGTCAATCAAGTACAACAAGGAGGGCGACTCCATGGCGGAGGTGGAGCTCAAGGAGCACGGCTCCAACGAGTGGCTGGCCCTGAAGAAGAACGGCGACGGCGTGTGGGAGATCAAGAGCGACAAGCCGCTCAAGGGCCCATTCAACTTCCGCTTCGTGTCTGAGAAGGGGATGAGGAATGTGTTTGATGATGTGGTTCCGGCGGAATTCAAGGTCGGCACCACCTACAAGCCCGAGGAGTAA
- the LOC124651105 gene encoding pollen allergen Lol p 2-A-like has translation MASSSSRMLAAAALAALFVGAMCEAPVTFTVEKGSDEKNLALSIKYNKEGDSMAEVELKEHGSNEWLALKKNGDGVWEIKSDKPLKGPFNFRFVSEKGMRNVFDDVVPAEFKVGTTYKPEE, from the coding sequence ATGGCTTCCTCATCAAGCAggatgctggcggcggcggcgctggccgcgCTGTTCGTGGGCGCGATGTGCGAGGCCCCCGTGACGTTCACGGTGGAGAAGGGCTCCGACGAGAAGAACCTGGCGCTGTCGATCAAGTACAACAAGGAGGGCGACTCCATGGCGGAGGTGGAGCTCAAGGAGCACGGCTCCAACGAGTGGCTGGCCCTGAAGAAGAACGGCGACGGCGTGTGGGAGATCAAGAGCGACAAGCCGCTCAAGGGGCCATTCAACTTCCGCTTCGTGTCCGAGAAGGGGATGAGGAACGTGTTCGACGACGTGGTTCCGGCGGAATTCAAGGTCGGCACCACCTACAAGCCCGAGGAGTAG